The following coding sequences lie in one Palaemon carinicauda isolate YSFRI2023 chromosome 7, ASM3689809v2, whole genome shotgun sequence genomic window:
- the LOC137644583 gene encoding serine/arginine repetitive matrix protein 1-like: MFQYHAKFQLRAKFQLREIRAQHNSAHPRVQFLLRAHHNNAHLCARILMRAHDLLHARLSHDRLRHLRNLFARLSYNRLRQLRNLRTARLRANSPSRYHQIVQTRQCPAVSDTRPRTAAHSRPSVPAPAHHTPSPSPTRHTPSPFPTRHTPSPSPTRHTPSPSPTRHTPSPSPTRAHAPSPARPQPRTLRRVREYPAAHNSFTCDPEQGSSRDHRRDRRPNRQHDHTRVPIGLQADRSSSRSPPRKRRTAPSPEEGRFPDRSKDSSFSSIAASQQANPRVDSSKGSNDPLPSRGSI, encoded by the coding sequence ATGTTCCAGTATCACGCGAAGTTCCAGCTGCGTGCCAAGTTCCAGTTGCGCGAGATACGCGCCCAACACAACAGCGCACACCCACGCGTtcagttcctgctgcgcgcccatcaCAAcaacgcacacctgtgcgcccgcatcctgatgcgcgcccacgatctcctgcacgcccggCTATCTCACGATCGCCTAAGGCACCTGCGCAACCTGTTCGCCCGGCTATCTTACAATCGCCTAAGGCAGCTGCGCAACCTGcgcaccgctcgcctgcgcgccaactcgCCCTCCCGGTATCACCAGATTGTGCAAACGCGCCAATGCCCTGCTGTGTCAGACACGCGCCCGCGAACGGCTGCACACTCGCGCCCATCAGTACCAGCTCCTGCGCACCACACGCCCTCACCGTCTCCtacgcgccacacgccctcgccgtTTCCtacgcgccacacgccctcgccgtcTCCTACGCGCCACACTCCCTCGCCGTCTCCtacgcgccacacgccctcgccgtcTCCtacgcgcgcccacgcgccctctcCCGCTCGCCCTCAGCCTCGCACGCTCAGGCGTGTGCGCGAATATCCTGCCGCGCACAATTCCTTCACGTGCGACCCAGAACAGGGCTCATCACGCGATCACCGGCGTGATCGGCGCCCCAATCGCCAACACGATCACACTCGAGTTCCAATTGGGCTACAGGCAGACAGGTCAtcatcgcgttcccctccccgcaagcgcagaacagcgccctctccggaggaagGGAGGTTTccagacaggtctaaggactcttctttttcttctattgcaGCTTCTCAACAAGCGAACCCtcgtgtcgactcctccaagggatcgaacgatccccttccctccagagggagtatctga